tatatatatatatatatatacatatacatatataatttatacatagacaaatgcatatgatatatatatatatatatatatatatatatatatatatatatatatatatatatatatatatatatatatatatatatatatatatatatatatatatatatatatatatatatatatatatatatatatatatatatacagacaaacagacaattaTACACGCCACGAAAGCATGTTTGTGGCCGCAGGTACGGTGTCCCCGCGCCGTGTGGAGGACAACAGGCTCCTCCCAGCCTGGCAACGACTGGGGTACCCTTTCGGAGACCTTGACACAGACCGTCAGAGGCTGCATTACTTTGTGCCTCGTTGCCATGGCGACGCGGGGATGTTCTTGTCATGCTTGTTTAGCCCACGTTTTTTAAATCACTTAGTGTGAGCATGAGCTCGAGCATGATACTATGAGGTATGCTGCTCGTTAACAGTTTTGTGCTGTATTTGCAGTTCACCTCCCTGATTGAAGTTGCGATTAGTGAATCCTCCTCTGCGTCGCccacgtagtggtggtggactggtctcagggagagagggagccaAGGGAGCGGTAGCTAACTGCTGCTCGTGctgagggtgggggggggagtgATGGACAACATCATCGAGCAGATTCTCAACCTGGAGGCTGAGATGGATGTCCAGAGCTGCTCTGAAGGCGAGCAGGCGTGCGTCAGACCGGCGCAGCGGTCCTTCTCTCAGCCAGACTGCCTGGCactcccttcttctctgcctccctgcctcagcTGGGGCGCTCTCAGGCCTTCCAACTCCTACCCGCCAGACTTGTCGCTAGATAAAGAGAAGGGCGCCGCCAGCGACCAGGCATCTCTGGGTCGGGCGAAGGaacaacgaaggaaggagagccaTAACATGTTTGAGCGTCGGCGGCGCTTCAACATTAACGAAAGAATCCGTGACCTGGGTAAGCTGCTGCCGCGGCGTAGCGAGCCTTACTGCGAGGCGGCACGGTATAGCGCAGGTCACATCCTCAAAGCCTCCGTGGAGTACATGCAGTGGCTCAAGCTGGAGGTGAGTCACTTGTCGGAGGCGGAGGCCAGGCGGCGAGTTCTGGAGCTTGAGAACCATCACCTCCGCTCACGTCTGCAACAGCTGGAAGCCAAAATCCACGGGTTGGGCGCTGAGTCCAAGCCGACCCAGCGGGCGACGCTACAGTAGTCATTGCTGAGGCCCTGTAGTGCTCTTTACGGGACGGCCTCAGATGTACCTCTTTTGTTCATTATCGATTATgaaacaaactatttttttgtaaaataaACTTTATTTAGTCTGAGTTTGTGCAATTATATGTGATTAATTTAGGTACAATTAATCAATCGGTACTTAATTGTTTTTGCCGTTGGTATATCGTGGCACCGGTTTACTCAAGTTGTCCGGCGAGGCCAGTGACGGCTAGCAGTGGTCCTTAGATGCACCTGGCGGAGCCACCGCCTCGCACGTCCTTGGAGTTGTTCTGAAACAGTCTATAGCGTACAGCACATCACGAAAACATGAGAAGTTTAGCTTCCATAATATAAGATGTAATCTTTGTTCACCTttccaacactctctctctctctctctctctctctctctctctctctctctctctctctctctctctctctctctctctctctctctctctctctctctctctctctctctctacgtacgcATACATGTATGTATTGTTCGATTCTTTATACTAAAGTATCCCAAAAAAATATTTGCATACGGCACGGAGCACAGCCTCTTTACGCAGGGATGTTCATGACTTGTGAGACGCGTGGTATCCGGATTGGGTGGGACGAGATGGTTCCTGTGTTGCGGCCTGTGGCCTGTGGGTGGTGACGTCGCCGAGGTGCTGGGGTGGTCCCTTGTGAATGGGGAAATAGTTAAGCTGCTTTTAATACTAACAATTCTAAGTTATttcaagggaatggaaaacttACCGCATGCGCACAGCTGTGTAGTGACTGCATGCACGGCTAGTTCACATAGAACATAGGTGGTGTTTTTCTTCTGTGTGGATTTATAGTTTTACCGAATGCTGTTTAGACAGTCTGATGTGTCAGTAACTTAAGGATAGTTTCGTGGTGTTTGCAGCCACGAAGAAAAAGGCTGATATGCGTGAGCGACTGTCGCTACCATGCTATTCTCTCGCCTGGTCTGTGGCGCGGGTGTGACCCTCGGTGGCAGGTGCCTTTTTATTCGAACGAAACGGCGGCAGACAGACGACATTTATCACGGAATTTTCGTGTGCGCGACAAAATatttaagagtgtgtgtgtgtgtgtgtgtgtgtgtgtgtgtgtgtgagatgctTTTGATGGAGCTGTGATGTCTGGTTTTACTTAAAAGACTTCATACACCTGctagacaacacacacacacacacacacacactatattcaTTCACTCGCATACTCACtgggacattctctctctctctctctctctctctctctctctctctctctctctctctctctctcatgtgacaAGTCAAGGCGATTTTTTCTCCTGATTTTATGGTGAGCATGGCAGCGGGCGCGTGGTGTTGATTCCTAGGGCGCGTGATCTGTTGACTTGGTGACGCTtgtatgtggagagagaggaaagagggtaaGGGTGCCAAGGGGAAGACGTCAGAAAGGGAAAGTGTGGAGGCTGCCAAGAAGAGACCTAGGGGAGGGTAAGGtgaagaaaggtgagaaagagagaggtcaGATGTAGGAGAGTAAATCAGGAAAGAATTTAGAATACGAAGGGAATGGAGTAGAGCGAGTTAGGcaggtaaggaagagaaggaagagggcagCGATGCGAGGGGGGCGTCATGTGAGTTGGGGTGTGTTGTGGCCTTTCTCGGTATAGCTTGGCAGCCTGGTGGGTCACCAAAATATACTGCGATTACTCAGCGGCGGGTGAGTGAGTGGACGCTGACCTGCTTGTCATGCCTGGGATTTATTTGTGAGTGCAGATATTGCCGAGATGGTGTGCAGTCATTGTGTTGTCGTGATATCTAGGAAGAGCCACACACAGACGCCGACGTTGTATATAGTATGTAAGAACAGTGGAGAATTTTTTGTTCGGGGTTTTTCGTCTGTACCGGTGCGTTTTAAGGGCAGGGagcgaatacacacacacacacacacacacacacacacacacacacacacacacacacatccgtcAGTAATGCAGCCAGACACAACCATCACATTACGACACTGGGCGGCAGGCTACACACTTGTATGATTATCTTATCAGTATATGTATAGACAAGAAGGTTCATTGTCACTTCAATGATACaattttcataatatatatatatatatatatatatatatatatatatatatatatatatatatatatatatatatatatatatatatttatatatatatatatatatattatatatatatatatatatatatatatatatatatatatatatatatatatatatatatatttctttttttttttttagaaacacACACGTTTGGGCAATATACCTACGTGAGTCAAGGGTATGATTGCAAGCCTCAGTCTGCGTCATTGTATACTAGGAATATTCTACTTCTAGTACTTCTGTGTAGAGGTGGTGGCCAAAGAAACACAGTGGTAATACTGTTgcgttatattaataa
This window of the Scylla paramamosain isolate STU-SP2022 chromosome 1, ASM3559412v1, whole genome shotgun sequence genome carries:
- the LOC135105973 gene encoding transcription factor EC-like, with the protein product MDNIIEQILNLEAEMDVQSCSEGEQACVRPAQRSFSQPDCLALPSSLPPCLSWGALRPSNSYPPDLSLDKEKGAASDQASLGRAKEQRRKESHNMFERRRRFNINERIRDLGKLLPRRSEPYCEAARYSAGHILKASVEYMQWLKLEVSHLSEAEARRRVLELENHHLRSRLQQLEAKIHGLGAESKPTQRATLQ